The Dehalobacter sp. genomic sequence ACGATCATGGCAGTGAGGAGGATTCCAGTGTCATGCGGCGTCTGGAGGAACAGGTTATGGATCAGCTGAGCCTGCTGCGCTGACAAGGGGGAAGAATAATGCCGGATATCCGTAAGCCTGCTGGTTTTATCGGCAGCTGCAGAGGGGCTTTGCACGGGATTGCTTACTCGCTGAGAACAGAAAAACACCTCAGATTTCATTTTTTTGCCGCTGCGGTTGTTGTTCTGGCAGGCGCTTACTTTCGTCTTTCAGGCGTTCACTGGCTGTTTATTATTTATGCCATTGGCAGCGTTCTGGTGGCGGAGTTGTTCAATACCGCGCTGGAAAGGGCGATTAATCTGGCTGAACCCGGGTACCATCCCCTTGCCGGCCTCGGCAAGGATGTTGCTTCCGGTGCCGTACTGGTTGCCGCTATCCAGGCTGTCGTTATTGGGATCATTATTTTTGGATCTTATTTGATAAAGATTTTTTAGGGTAGGTCTGTGGGCGACAATACCACCTTTCGGTTGTTGCGTCCTCCTTGACGCGTCGCTTCTTGCCATTGCCATCCATGGCATCGCGACATTAGGCCATCCGTGGCCGTCAAAAGGCCGCGCTTCGCACTCCATGCTCCGCTCACGGCGGAACTGTAGCCCACAGACTGATCTTAGGATTGTTTAAGGAGGTCTGCAAGTCGTAGCGTTGTTATTATCTAAGACGGGGGGCGGAATGAGATGAAGAACGAACAGGCTGTGGATATCAATCAGGCTACGGAGCTGATTCGCCAGGCGCATCAGGCTTGTGAAGAGGCTTATGCCCCTTACTCCTGCTACAAGGTTGGCGCCGCCGTTCTCTGGGAATCCGGAAGGATTACTTCCGGTGTCAATGTCGAAAATGCTTCCTATGGCCTGAGTGTCTGTGCGGAACGCAATGCCGTGTTCCATGGGATCGGATTGGGGGAAAGGCGGATCAAAGCGGTTGCTATCGCAGTTCCGCTCGAGGAGATGCCGTCCCCATGTGGTGCCTGCCGGCAGGTGATCCGGGAGTTCGCCTCGGACTGCCTTGTTTTGCTCAGCAATGGCAGCGGAGAAATCAGGAAAATTTGTTTGAAGGATCTTCTCCCTGATTCGTTTGGCCCGGAGTTTTTAAAAAGCATTTAGGATAAGAGACCACATGATATACAGCTATAGGATATACAACGATAGGATACACAATTTTATGATACAAGATTTTATGATACAAGGAAGGTAAAGCATTTGAACAAACAGGAGAAAAAAGGTTTTCGATCGGGTTTTGTTGCGGTGATCGGACGGCCCAATGCCGGGAAATCGACCTTGCTGAATACGCTTTTGGGTCAGAAAGTGCTGATTATATCCGATAAGCCGCAGGCAACCAGAAACAGAATCCGGTGTATCCTTACCGAAGAGCGCGGGCAGGTCATCTTTTTTGATACGCCCGGTATTCATAAACCGAAGCACCGCCTGGGCGAATATATGGTCGCGGCCGCCAAAAGCACTTTGCAGGGCGTCGATTTTGCGATATGCGTCGTCGATGCCTCCGTACCGTTTGGATCGGGGGATGAATACGTGCTTCAGGTCATTAAGGACAGCGGAGCTCCGTGCATTTTGGCCTTAAATAAAATTGACCTGATTTCCAAGGATCAGTTGCTGGAGAAAATAGCCGGCTTTGCCAAAATAGCAGATTTTAAAGAAATCGTTCCAATTTCAGCTTTACAGTCCGAGAATACCACGAAGTTAATGGATCTGATTTTTGAAGCGCTTCTGCCTGGCCCAATGTATTTTCCGGATGATGTCGTCATAGACCAGCCGGAGAAGTTTGTCGTTGCAGAGCTGATCAGAGAAAAGCTGATGAACCTGACCAGAGAAGAAGTTCCGCACTCGGTCGCGGTCGTGGTCGATAAGATGGAAGAGAAAAAATCCCTGATTAAGATAGAGGCTGTGATCCTCGTCGAGCGTGATTCCCAGAAAGGAATTGTGATTGGCAAGGAAGGAAGTGTCTTAAAAGAAGTCGGAAGGCTTGCCCGGGAAGAAATTGAAACGCTGCTGGGCAGCAAGGTATTCCTTGAACTTTGGGTCAAAGTCAAGAAGGACTGGCGCAACCAGAATAACCAGCTCAGGGATCTGGGATATAATCTGAAGGACCTGAAAGAATAAATGCCGCGGGGTACATTAGGGTTATTAAAAAATAAGGTATCTTATCATATTAGCGGTACGGGAAAGTATAAAAGAACGCTGAAGGGAAGGTAGACTTATGAATATCGCCGGAAAAATTGACCATACGCTTCTGAAATCTGAAGCTACGGAGAAGGATATCGTCGGTCTTTGCCATGAGGCTGTCAAACACGGTTTTGCTTCCGTTTGTGTAAACCCCATATATATCTGTACCGCCGCACGCCTGCTGCACGGAACGAGTGTCATACCGTGCACGGTCATAGGTTTTCCGCTTGGAGCTGAGTTTACCGAAATAAAGATGCAGGAGATTCTGGCAGCGAAAGCCCATGGCGCGAGGGAAGTTGATGCCGTGATGTGCATCGGCAAAGCCAAATCCGGCGATTGGAAAGCCGTGCAGCGTGACGTGAATTTGATGGTTCAGACGGCCCAGGGCTGCGGTCTAAAAATAAAAATGATTATTGAAACGGGGCTTTTGGACGAGGACGAAAAGCGGAAGGCGGCTGAAATTATCCGGGAAGCTGGAGCAAACTATATCAAAACATCGACGGGCTATTTTGGCGGCGCAACAGTTGAAGACGTCAAAAACCTGAAAAACTGGGCAGGCCCTGTTGTTAAAGTCAAAGCATCCGGCGGAATCAAGACGAAAGAGTTTGCTTTGGAACTGATCAAGGCAGGTGCCGACAGACTCGGAACCAGCTCCGGGATCGTAATAATCCAGTAGTATCTAGTTCTTAGATGTATTAACTGTTTAGTCAATAGAAATTACATAAATAGGAATGCTATCCAAATAGATAGCATCTATTGAAAATATAATAGGGAATAAAGACACGACCGGGGATGATGTTGGGAGATGGCGGTCTATCAGGCGGATGCGATTGTGATCCGCAGCAGGGAGTATGGTGAGTCGGACAGGCTTATCACGCTTTTTTCAAGGGAAAAAGGAAAGCTAGAGGCTGTGGCCAAGGGGGTTCGAAAACCCAAAAGCACCCAGAGGGGCGGGACGCAGCTTTTTACGTATGCCGATTTTTTGTTGTACAGGGGGAAGACACTGGATACGGTGAATCAGGCTCAGCCCCGGGAGAACTTCATCCATCTCTGGGACGATTTTGACCGGACGATCACCGCGTCGGCAATGGTCGAGCTGCTGGATATTTCTACTGTCAGGGAACAGCCTGATCCGGAACTGTTCACTCTTACCTTAAGCTTTCTTTTTTTGCTCAAACATCTTGACCCGTATATGGCTCAGGCTGCTTATGCGCTCAGGCTCATGCACCTGCAGGGTTATCTGCCGTCGATGGAGGGTTGTACCGAATGTGGCGGAGACCTTTCCGGCGAGCAGGTCTATTTGAGTGCGGAGGCCGGAGGTTTTCTTTGCGCGGCCTGTAAAAACAACCGGATCGTCAGAGCGCTGAACCCGGGAAGCCTGGCCCTGATGCGCCAGTTGTACCAGGCCGATCTCGTGAAGATTGATCGACTGCGCTGGAACAAAAAAATGCGGCAGGAAATCCTCGAAAGCCTTTGCCATTACTGTGAACAAAAATTTGAACGCAAACTCCTGGCCTGGAGACAAGGCAGTGAGTTCTGGAACAAGTGAGTTCTGGAAGGTGAGTTCGGTGAGTTCTGGAAGATTGACAGTGAAGCTTTATTGGCATATAATATCTCAGATAAAGGTTATACTGCATGTAAGCAGCTTTCTTTTTAGGAAAATATTTTGTCCGCATAGATGGAAAAGATGCCTGCGATAGCCGCTAAGAGAGTCCGGGAGGGTGAGAGCCGGACAGGTGAAAACAGGTTGGGCAGTCTGGAGCGGACCAGGTTCAAAGAGGATTCCAAGTTACGTGACAAAGTTACGTAAGTATATTGGAATCAAGCAGGGTGGAACCGCGGGAAATGCTCTCGTCCCTGCAGCAATTATTTGCTGTATGGATGGGGGTTTTTATTTTTGAACGGAGGAAATCATATGAAATTTCAAGATCTTATTCTGGCCCTTAACCAGTTTTGGGGGGAGCAGGGATGTATTATTGCTCAGCCCTACGATATTGAAAAAGGCGCAGGAACGATGAACCCGGCCACTTTTTTACGGGCACTGGGACCGGAACCCTGGAATGTGGCTTATGTGGAGCCGTCCAGGCGTCCGACCGACGGCAGATACGGTGAAAATCCGAACCGTCTGCAGCACTATTTTCAGTATCAGGTCATTCTGAAGCCTTCGCCGGATAATGTCCAGGAGCTTTATCTGGAAAGCCTGGAGCGGCTCGGAATCAATCCGGCCGACCATGATATCCGGTTTGTGGAAGACAACTGGGAATCCCCTACACTGGGGGCCTGGGGCCTTGGTTGGGAAGTTTGGCTGGACGGCATGGAAGTCACCCAGTTCACCTACTTTCAGCAGTGCGGCGGTATTGACTGCAAACCCGTCTGCGCAGAAATTACGTATGGGATAGAAAGGCTGGCGACCTTTATTCAGGGCAAGGAGAGCGTTTTTGATATTGAGTGGGTCGGAGACATTAGCTACGGTGATATTTATCTGCAGAATGAAATTGATTTTTCACGCTACAACTTTGAAGTGGCTGACATTGATGCGCTGCGGCAGTGGTTTGATATGTACGAGAAGGAATCAGAGCGGACCGTCCAGGCAGGCCTGGTCGTGCCGGCCTACGATTATGTACTGAAATGCTCTCACGCGTTTAACCTTCTGGAAGCCCGGGGGGCGATCAGTGTGACGGAAAGAACCGGGTACATTGCCAGAGTAAGACACCTGGCCCGTCTGTGTGCCCAGGCCTATGTCACCCAGCGAGAAACACTCGGGTTTCCTTTACTGAAAAAAAGGGGGGAATAAAAATGAGCAAGGACTTTTTACTGGAAATCGGCATGGAAGAAATGCCCGCCAAATTTGCACCAGGTGCAGTGGCCCAGCTGGAGAACAATGCCCGAAAAATGCTGGCGGAACTGCGTTTAGCGTATAAGAATCTGCAGTGCTACGTGACACCGAGGCGTCTGGCGCTCTATGTAGAAGCTCTGGCTGAGAAACAGCAGGATATCAGTGAAGAAGTCAAAGGACCTGCCCAGAAGGCAGCATTTGATGCTGAAGGCAAACCGACCAAAGCGGCTGAAGGATTTGCGCGCGGACAGGGCGTCAAGACCGAAGACTTTTTTCTGAAAGAAATCAATGGTGTGCCCTATGTGTATGCTGTAAAATCCCAAAAAGGCGAAGAAACCGAAAAGCTGCTGCCACAGGTCTCGCTGAATCTGGTTACGAGCCTCAACTTTCCGAAACCGATGCGCTGGGGAGATTATGAGATCCGCTTTGCACGCCCGATCCGCTGGCTGATCTCGCTGTTTGGTGACGAGGTGATTCCTTTCAGCTATGCCGGGGTTCAGGCCGGAAGAACTTCGCGCGGACACCGTACGCTTGGCAGCTATATCCGGATTGTTCAGCCGGCTGAATATCTGAACGCGTTGGAATCGGTCTTTGTGCTGGCTGACCAGGAGAAAAGAAAACAGAATATCTGGAGCCAGATCCAGCTGTTGGCCGCTAAGGTCGGCGGCGAAGTCGACCAGGACGAGGACCTGCTGACTGAGATCTGTCATCTGGTGGAATATCCGACCGCACTTTTGGGCGAAGTTGATGTCAAATATATGGTCCTGCCGGGAGAAGTCATTACCACGCCGATGAAGGAACATCAGCGTTATTTTCCGGTCAGGGCGGAGGACGGCAAATTGCTGCCGTACTTCATTACGGTACGGAACGGCGACAGAACCTCGCTCGATATCGTGAAAGAAGGCAATAAGAAAGTGCTCAAAGCCCGTCTGGAAGATGCCGCTTTCTATTACCGGGAAGATCTGAAAAGTCCGCTGCATACCTTTGTTTCAAAGCTTGACAGGGTCGTGTATCATGAAAAGCTCGGCACAGTCGGGCAAAGGGTCGACCGGCTTCAGAAACTGGCCGTCGTGATTGCGAACGAAATGGGTCTGGATACAAAAGAAACAGAACGGGTCAATCGGACGGCCTATCTGGCCAAAGCAGACCTTGTGTCGCATATGGTTTACGATTTTCCTGAACTTCAGGGAATCATGGGTGCGTACTATGCCGGAAGCAATGGCGAAGACCCGGCGGTTTGTGCCGGAATCCTTGAACATTACCGGCCGCGTCATGCCGGAGACGCGTTCCCTTCCTCTGTAACCGGGAAAGTGGTTAGTCTCGCTGATAAACTTGATGCGATCGTCGGTTCTTTCGGGATCGGCATCCAGCCGACTGGTTCGCAGGACCCGTATGCGCTAAGGCGTCAGGCGCTTGGAATCGTCGGCCTGATGGTTCAAGATGAACTGGACCTGTCTCTTCTACGGCTAATCGAAGCGTCTTACAGCATCTTCAGCACACAGCGAATTACGTTGGAGCCGTTAGAGAAGATCAGACCGGCCCTTCTGGACTTCTTCGTCCAAAGGGTCCGCTACCTGCTCCAGGAATCCGGACTGCGCTATGATACGATTGACGCTGTCATGGCCCACGGAACAGAAAAGCCTGCTCATCTGATGAAAAAGGCCGTGGTTCTCGCCCAAGTCAGGGATGAAGCTGACTTTGTCTCCTACAGTAATGCCTATGTCCGTTGTGTGAACCTCGGTAAGAAAGCAGCTGCCGTGGCATGGCAGGTTTCCGATTTACAAGTAAGCTCGGAGTTGGCGCTCGCCGAATGTCTGCACGAAAAAGCTCCACTGATCCGGAGGGCTGTGAACGATGTGGATTTCAGGAAAGCCTACGCATTTGCTGTTGAGATTGTGCCATTGATCGAAAAACTGTTTGAAGACGTCATGATCATGGTCGAAGATGAAAAGCTCAGAAATGCTCGTTTAGGATTGTTGAAGAGCTGTGTGGAAGCCCTGGGCTGTCTCGGAGACCTGACACTTCTAGCGTAGGTTCAGCCTCATTTTTCAAAGGGATGACATTGATCCCCTTTACGTCTCTGTACGTCTCTGTATGTCTGATTCTTCTGAGGGTTGATTTAGATTATTTCTGGAGGCATTTTGGATATTTTCTTAAAATGTATATTTTGTTTTTCTTTTTAATGATAAGGCTTTCCTTTTTTCGAATATGTTATATAATATAGAAATATGACATACTATATCATTGGATTACCGTCAATGTGCTACGATATTTGAACTTTAGTTTCTATTTTCCGGAGGGTGAGAAAAATGCAGCTTTCCGAGCGCCAGGAGAAGATCCTCGAACTTGTGAAAAAATCCAGCCCGATGACGGGAGAACAAATAGCCAGTCAACTGAATTTGAACAGGGCGACCTTAAGACCTGATCTGACAATTCTGACCATGGCGGGTGTATTGGAGGCGCGTCCCCGAGTCGGCTATTTTTATAATGGAAATGCGGGACCTTCACCTATCGCCCAAAGGGTCAGGCAGCTCAGAGTCGGTGATTTCAAATCGATTGCAGCTGCTGTCAAGGAGAGCGTCTCGATTTACGATGCAGTCGTATCCATGTTTACCAACAATGTCGGCAGTCTGATCGTGATTAATGATGAACGTGAGCTTAAGGGGATGGTTTCCCGCAAGGATATCCTGAAGGCTTCACTTGGCAATATGGATCTGCACGGGATGCCGATCAGTGTCATCATGACCAGGATGCCGAATATTATCATGGCTGCATCCGATGAATCTGTACTCGAGGCCGCCAAAAAGCTGGTACAGCACCAAATTGATACGCTTCCGGTCGTCGAAAGCTATATCAATGAGGGAGGCCGCGAAAGTTTTGAGGTAGTTGGCAGATTTACAAAGACCAATGTAACCAGCCTGTTTGTAGAACTGGGACAGGATAAATTTCCAAATACCGCAAAGTGGTTTTAGAGGAGAAAGCGAGGGGGTGTTTTGGTGACCGATCAAATCCCGGTAATTTATGTAATTTCCGATGCGCTGGGAGAGACGGCAGAGTTTGTCAGCAGAGCGGCAGCAGCACAGTTTAACGGAATAAAGACAAAAATTCGCCGGGTGCCTTATGTTCTGGATGAAACGCATATCGATGACATCTTGGAAGAAGCGGTAGAGGAACAGGCAATTCTCGTTTACACGCTGGTCCTGACAAATTTGAGGCTCTACATAGAACGACGGGCCAAGGAAAAAAATCTAATCACTATCGATATTTTGAGTCCGCTGATTTCGGCATTGGCTGATAAAACCGGACTTGATCCCAAAAATATACCCAATGTTACGCACCGACTGGATGAACAGTACTTCCGGAAGGTAGAGGCTGTGGAGTTTGCAGTTAAATATGACGATGGCAAGGACCCGCGAGGGCTGCTGTATGCTGATGTCGTCCTAATAGGCGTGTCCCGGACCTCAAAAACACCGCTAAGCATGTACCTTGCCCATAAAGGGATTAAGGCTGCGAATATCCCGCTGGTGCCGGAAGTGACACCGCCCCGGGAACTGTATGAAGTTCCCCGAAATAAGGTCTTCGGGCTGATCTTAGGCCCGGAAAAGCTGAACCAAATACGCAGTGAACGGCTGAAAACGCTGGGACTTGGAGCATCTGCCGATTATGCCAATCTGAACAGGATTATGGAAGAGCTCGACTATGCCAAACAGATCATGAAGAAGATTGGCTGTGTAATCATAGATACCACCAATAAAGCGGTCGAAGAAACCGCAAGTGTGATTCTGCAGAAAGTAACAATAAACGGGGAGTTGAGAAAAGATGGTTGACAAAAAATATGTGTACTTGTTTCGTGAAGGCAGTGCCGACATGAAAAACCTTCTTGGAGGCAAGGGAGCAAACCTGGCTGAAATGACCAACATCGGACTGAATGTCCCGCAAGGCTTTACGATTACCACGGAAGCCTGTCTCGAATACTATGACTGCGGCGAGCAGCTGCCCGGAGGATTATGGGAACAGATCCTTCCCGCGATCCAGGATGTCGAGAAAGCAAGCGGCAAGAAATTTGGCGATCCCGAAAACCCGCTTCTGGTTTCGGTCCGTTCCGGTGCGAGGGTTTCCATGCCCGGGATGATGGATACAATCCTGAACCTTGGTCTGAACGAAGGTACAGCCAGCGGCGTCAGCAAGGCAACAGGCAATGAGAGATTTGCTTTTGACTGCTATAGACGCTTTATCCAGATGTTTGGCGATGTCGTACTTGGAATAGCCAGCCACAAATTTGAGAATATCCTGGAAGAAGTCAAAGAAAAGCAGGGTGTAACGTTCGATTCCGAGCTTTCTCCGGAAAGTCTGAAAGGACTTGTGGTCAAGTTTAAAGCGCTTGTTAAGCAGGAGACCGGCGTACCATTCCCTGATGATCCGTATGAACAGCTTAAGGAAGCGATCACCGCCGTTTTCAAATCCTGGAACAACCACCGGGCGATCGTGTACCGGAAAGCCAACGGTATTCCGGACAGCTATGGCACCGCTGTCAACGTCCAGTCGATGGTATTCGGCAACATGGGTAATGACTCCGGCACAGGCGTGGCCTTTACCCGGAACCCGTCAACCGGTGAAAAACACTTGTATGGGGAATATTTGATGAATGCCCAGGGTGAAGACGTCGTTGCAGGTATCCGTACACCGCTTTCGATCGACAGCCTGCAAAATGACAATCCGGAAATTTACCGCCAGTTCAGCGAGATCGCCAAGAATCTGGAAAACCATTATAAAAACATGCAGGATATCGAGTTCACGATTGAGAAAGGCAGACTCTACATACTCCAGACCCGTAACGGAAAATGTACGATTTCTGCTGCAATCCGCATTGCTGTTGAACTTTGTCAGGAAGGCCTCATCACCAAAGAAGAAGCAGTCGAGAGAATTGATCCGCATCAGCTGGAAAAACTGCTGCACCGCAGAATCGATGATGCCGCGAAGCTCGATGTTGTAGCGACAGGACTGCCTGCCTCACCGGGAGCAGCTTCCGGCAAGATTATCTTCAGTGCGGATGAAGCTGAAAAGCTTGGCCAGACCGGAGAAAAAGTCATCCTCGTTGGTACGGAAACCACCCCGGACGATATTCACGGCATGCTTGCAGCCCAAGGGATTCTGACCAGCAGGGGAGGCATGACCAGCCACGCTGCTGTTGTAGCCAGACATATGGGCAAACCTGCAGTCTGCGGTTGTGATGCTTTGAAAATTAACCTTGCCGACAAGATCTTTATGATCGGCGATGATGCTTATCCCGAAGGTACCGAGATTACGATCGACGGCGCAACAGGCCGGGTCATCAGGGGAACTGTTCCGATGAAGGATCCTGACTTAAGCGGTGAATTCCAAAAAATTCTGGAGTGGTCCGATGGAATCAGAAAGCTTCAGGTTATGGCCAATGCCGATAATCCGCCTGATGCCGCCAAAGCAAGAGAATTCGGAGCCCAGGGCATCGGACTTTGCCGGACGGAACACATGTTTATGGATCCTGCCCGTATCCCGATTGTCCAGAAGATGATTCTGGCTCAGACGCTCCCCGAAAGAGAAGCTGCCTTGGCTGAACTTCTGCCGATGCAGGAAGGCGATTTTTACGGCATCTTGAAGGCCATGCACGGACTGCCGGTGACGATCCGTCTGCTGGACCCGCCTCTCCATGAATTCCTGCCAAATGGCGAAGAACTTGCTCTCGAGATTCAGGAATTAAAACTCACGGCCAACCTGCAGGATGAAAAAGTCCAAAAGGAAATCAAGGCTAAAGAGGTTCTGCTGAAGAAAGTCCGCGGTCTCCAGGAGATGAATCCGATGCTCGGCCATCGCGGCTGCCGTCTTGGAATCTCGTATCCGGAAATCTACGCGATGCAGTCCAGAGCTATTTTTAAAGCTGCAGCTAGACTCGTGAAAGAAGGAGTTGACGTGCGTCCGCATGTCAAGATCCCGCTCGTCATTCATCATAAAGAACTCGAGATTCTGCGCAAGCAGACCGAGGAAATCGCCCAGGAGATCATCAAAGCCGAAGGCGTCAAGATCAACTACCAAATCGGAACGATGATCGAAGTGCCGAGAGCGGCGCTTACCGCAGACGAAATTGCACCGTTCGCCGAGTTTTTCTCGTTTGGGACCAACGACCTTACCCAGACCGTTTTAGGCTTTTCCCGTGACGACGCCGAAGGCAAATTCCTGCCCGACTATCTGAACCAGAATATCTTGGCCAATAACCCATTTGCAGTCTTAGACCGGGACGGCGTCGGCAAGATTATGAAGATCTGCGTCGATCTCGGACGTAAAGCAAATCCGGGCATCAAAATCGGAATCTGCGGTGAACACGGCGGAGATCCTTCCTCGATCGAATTTTGCCAGGAAATCAACCTGGACTATGTCTCCTGTTCACCCTTCCGCGTACCAATTGCCCGCCTAGGCGCTGCGCAGGCTGCCTTAAAGAATCGCGCTTAAGCGGCACTGCACGATATCAAAACCTAGACCCATGGGAATGACGTCATCAACAACATTGAGGCGTCATTTTTTTTGTTTGGGTGGTTGTAGTTGTAGGCTGTATTGTGATACCCATACCTACCTACCCGAATATTGAGAGGTCTTGTCAGTATAATGTATTTACGTAATGCGGTAAGTAATCAGCCTCAGAGCGCAGTTAACTGACAATTTAACGTGAAAGATGACTTTTACAGTATTTTGTAAATATTTTATTTTATGATACAATTTAATGCTTTAAGCAGGATTTTTAAACTTAATGTTGAATTAAACAGTTAAAGAATTGAAAGAACGTCTGAAGGATTTTTGTGAAAAATAAAAGACGAAGTACAGAATCTTAGCTTATTCCGCCAGAAAGTGGCGGAATTGTGGCCTCAGGTGCTATTTCTTTTGTTTTCACGTCTGATCCCTTTTGATTCTTGTGAAGAAGGTGGTTGTAGATGTCCCAGTCGATCAGGTTAAGAACGGAGGAACATGAATTTCAGCGGCTCTCGCCTCTGGCAGCGAAAAGCGCCGAAGCAAGGAGAGCGAGAGAAGAAGTCGAATGCAGCGTTCGAACCAGGTTTCAACGAGACAGGGACAGAATTTTGCACAGCAAGCCTTTTCGCCGCCTGAAACACAAAACGCAGGTCTATATTGCTCCTGTCGGAGATCACTATCGGACCAGGATGACGCACAGCCTGGAAGTCGCACAGATCTGCCGGACTATCGGCCGGGCGCTGAGCTTAAACGAAGATCTGATTGAGGCAATTTCCCTGGGTCACGATGTCGGTCATACACCTTTTGGACACGTCGGAGAAGAAACGCTGGCCTCCCTGATCGGCCATTTTGAACACAATGAACAGTCGGTCAGGATTTACACTGTCCTTACCGGAAACGGCGAGGGTCTAAACCTCACGGAGCAGGTTCTGGACGGAATTCTACACCATACCGGTCCTGGGATGCCTAATACATTGGAGGGGCAGATTGTAAGGATTGGAGACAGGATTGCCTATCTCTGCCACGATTTTGACGATGCTTTGCGCGCTGAGATTCTGTCCGTGAACGACCTTCCGGCCACGATCAGAAA encodes the following:
- a CDS encoding deoxyguanosinetriphosphate triphosphohydrolase, translated to MSQSIRLRTEEHEFQRLSPLAAKSAEARRAREEVECSVRTRFQRDRDRILHSKPFRRLKHKTQVYIAPVGDHYRTRMTHSLEVAQICRTIGRALSLNEDLIEAISLGHDVGHTPFGHVGEETLASLIGHFEHNEQSVRIYTVLTGNGEGLNLTEQVLDGILHHTGPGMPNTLEGQIVRIGDRIAYLCHDFDDALRAEILSVNDLPATIRKEIGSSTSEMITTMVLDMIQASEGKDTICQSAEISAIMKEFRDFMFERVYYSSSLQEERSKSRLILGILFDYYLHHPEILPEDYLRWTGGDLKQAITDYVAGLTDNYAISIFKHLFIPKE
- the ppdK gene encoding pyruvate, phosphate dikinase, which translates into the protein MVDKKYVYLFREGSADMKNLLGGKGANLAEMTNIGLNVPQGFTITTEACLEYYDCGEQLPGGLWEQILPAIQDVEKASGKKFGDPENPLLVSVRSGARVSMPGMMDTILNLGLNEGTASGVSKATGNERFAFDCYRRFIQMFGDVVLGIASHKFENILEEVKEKQGVTFDSELSPESLKGLVVKFKALVKQETGVPFPDDPYEQLKEAITAVFKSWNNHRAIVYRKANGIPDSYGTAVNVQSMVFGNMGNDSGTGVAFTRNPSTGEKHLYGEYLMNAQGEDVVAGIRTPLSIDSLQNDNPEIYRQFSEIAKNLENHYKNMQDIEFTIEKGRLYILQTRNGKCTISAAIRIAVELCQEGLITKEEAVERIDPHQLEKLLHRRIDDAAKLDVVATGLPASPGAASGKIIFSADEAEKLGQTGEKVILVGTETTPDDIHGMLAAQGILTSRGGMTSHAAVVARHMGKPAVCGCDALKINLADKIFMIGDDAYPEGTEITIDGATGRVIRGTVPMKDPDLSGEFQKILEWSDGIRKLQVMANADNPPDAAKAREFGAQGIGLCRTEHMFMDPARIPIVQKMILAQTLPEREAALAELLPMQEGDFYGILKAMHGLPVTIRLLDPPLHEFLPNGEELALEIQELKLTANLQDEKVQKEIKAKEVLLKKVRGLQEMNPMLGHRGCRLGISYPEIYAMQSRAIFKAAARLVKEGVDVRPHVKIPLVIHHKELEILRKQTEEIAQEIIKAEGVKINYQIGTMIEVPRAALTADEIAPFAEFFSFGTNDLTQTVLGFSRDDAEGKFLPDYLNQNILANNPFAVLDRDGVGKIMKICVDLGRKANPGIKIGICGEHGGDPSSIEFCQEINLDYVSCSPFRVPIARLGAAQAALKNRA